From Peromyscus eremicus chromosome 3, PerEre_H2_v1, whole genome shotgun sequence, one genomic window encodes:
- the Prss58 gene encoding serine protease 58 isoform X2 yields the protein MKFVFLGILSTLLGTFAYNPDHIAGPTPPYLVYLKSDYLPCTGVLIHPLWVITAAHCNLPKLRVILGVTNPADITEEHVEVSSSEKIIHHPYFSISSISYDLMLIKLKRRIRPSNYIKMAELPQHVSPVNTMCSVSTWAYNLCDTTKDPDSLQTVNISIISKAECRTAYKAYEIKENMICVGIVPGRRLPCKEVSAAPAICNGVLYGILSYADGCVLRADVGIYASIFHYVPWIEETIKNN from the exons ATGAAGTTTGTCTTCCTCGGCATTCTTTCAACCCTGCTTG GTACTTTTGCCTATAATCCAGACCACATAGCTGGCCCCACTCCCCCATACCTGGTCTACCTGAAGTCTGATTACTTGCCATGCACTGGAGTCCTAATCCATCCTCTTTGGGTGATCACAGCTGCACACTGCAATTTGCC GAAGCTTCGGGTGATTCTTGGGGTCACAAACCCGGCAGATATCACTGAAGAGCATGTGGAAGTGAGCAGCTCTGAGAAAATAATCCATCATCCATACTTCTCAATCTCTTCTATTTCGTATGACCTCATGTTAATCAAACTGAAAAGAAGAATTAGACCCAGTAACTATATAAAAATGGCTGAACTGCCTCAACACGTCAGCCCTGTGAATACCATGTGCTCTGTCTCCACCTGGGCCTACAATCTATGTGACACCA cCAAGGACCCTGACTCACTGCAGACTGTGAACATCTCTATAATCTCTAAGGCTGAATGTCGTACTGCCTATAAAGCCtatgaaatcaaagaaaacatgaTCTGTGTGGGCATCGTGCCAGGACGAAGGCTACCCTGCAAG GAAGTGTCAGCTGCCCCAGCAATCTGCAACGGTGTGCTTTATGGAATCCTGTCTTATGCAGACGGCTGTGTTCTGAGAGCTGATGTTGGCATCTATGCTAGCATCTTTCACTACGTGCCCTGGATTGAGGAAACCATAAAAAATAACTGA
- the Prss58 gene encoding serine protease 58 isoform X1 codes for MAFNIIMKFVFLGILSTLLGTFAYNPDHIAGPTPPYLVYLKSDYLPCTGVLIHPLWVITAAHCNLPKLRVILGVTNPADITEEHVEVSSSEKIIHHPYFSISSISYDLMLIKLKRRIRPSNYIKMAELPQHVSPVNTMCSVSTWAYNLCDTTKDPDSLQTVNISIISKAECRTAYKAYEIKENMICVGIVPGRRLPCKEVSAAPAICNGVLYGILSYADGCVLRADVGIYASIFHYVPWIEETIKNN; via the exons ATG GCTTTCAACATCATAATGAAGTTTGTCTTCCTCGGCATTCTTTCAACCCTGCTTG GTACTTTTGCCTATAATCCAGACCACATAGCTGGCCCCACTCCCCCATACCTGGTCTACCTGAAGTCTGATTACTTGCCATGCACTGGAGTCCTAATCCATCCTCTTTGGGTGATCACAGCTGCACACTGCAATTTGCC GAAGCTTCGGGTGATTCTTGGGGTCACAAACCCGGCAGATATCACTGAAGAGCATGTGGAAGTGAGCAGCTCTGAGAAAATAATCCATCATCCATACTTCTCAATCTCTTCTATTTCGTATGACCTCATGTTAATCAAACTGAAAAGAAGAATTAGACCCAGTAACTATATAAAAATGGCTGAACTGCCTCAACACGTCAGCCCTGTGAATACCATGTGCTCTGTCTCCACCTGGGCCTACAATCTATGTGACACCA cCAAGGACCCTGACTCACTGCAGACTGTGAACATCTCTATAATCTCTAAGGCTGAATGTCGTACTGCCTATAAAGCCtatgaaatcaaagaaaacatgaTCTGTGTGGGCATCGTGCCAGGACGAAGGCTACCCTGCAAG GAAGTGTCAGCTGCCCCAGCAATCTGCAACGGTGTGCTTTATGGAATCCTGTCTTATGCAGACGGCTGTGTTCTGAGAGCTGATGTTGGCATCTATGCTAGCATCTTTCACTACGTGCCCTGGATTGAGGAAACCATAAAAAATAACTGA